From the genome of Deltaproteobacteria bacterium:
CAGGAGAAGGAGGCGTCGATCTACCTCTCCAACGTCGTGCCCATCTGCCCCAGGTGCAACAAGCCGACCCGCGTCGGCCACCGGCGGCTGCCGGACGGCCGCGGCGAGCGCATCTGCCGGCGCTGCGGCGAGCCGCTGGGAGGCGAGTGAGCATGCCCCCCCGCCTGCGCGACCGCTACCGCGCCGAGATCGCCCCCGCGCTCATGCGCGACCTCGGCCTCGAGAACGCGCTGGCCGTGCCGCGCCTGGAGAAGATCGTGCTCAACATGGGGCTCGGCGAGGCGACGCAGAACCCCAAGCTGCTCGACTCCGCGGTCGAGGAGCTGGCGGCGATCAGCGGGCAGAAGCCCGTGGTCACGCGCGCCAAGAAGGCGATCGCGAACTTCAAGCTGCGCGAGGGCGTGCCGATCGGGGCGATGGTCACCCTGCGCGGCGATCGCATGTACGAGTTCTTCGACCGGCTGGTGAACGTGACCCTGCCGCGCGTGCGCGACTTCAAGGGCGTGCCCGACCGCGCCTTCGACGGGCGCGGCAACTACTCGCTCGGGCTCCGCGAGCAGGTCATCTTCCCCGAGATCAACCTCGACAAGGTGGACAAGATCAAGGGCCTCACGGTGGTCATCTGCACGACGGCGCGCAGCGACGCGCCGGGGAAGGCGCTCTTGAAGGCACTCGGCATGCCCTTCCGGGCTTGAACGGAAACGTGATCATGGCAAAGACCTGTCTCATGGTGAAGGCATCGCGCCCCCCGAAGTTCAAGGTGCGGGCCTACAACCGCTGCCCGCTGTGCGGGCGCCCGCGCGCCTTCTATCGCCGCTTCCGCATGTGCCGGCTCTGTCTCCGCCACCTCGCGCGCAAGGGGCAGATCCCCGGCCTCACCAAAGCGAGCTGGTGAGCGAGGGTTTTCGATGGACGAACCGAAGAGCCGACCCGCATGACGACTGACCCCATCGCCGACCTCCTGACGCGCATCCGCAACGCCGCCCACGCCCGCAAGCCGAGCGTCGACGTGCCGTGGGCGCGCCAGAAGGAGGAGATCGTCCGCGTGCTGGTGGAGGAGGGCTACCTCGGGGGGATGACGGTGGTGGAGGCCACGCCGTGCAACGTCCTGCGCATCGACCTGCGCTACGACGCGCAGCGGAAGCCCGTGATCAGCGGGCTCAAGCGCGTGAGCCGGCCGAGCCTGCGCGTCTACGTCGGCGTCAAGGATATCCCGGCCGTGCGGCGCGGGCTCGGCGTCAACGTCCTCTCCACCCCGAAGGGCATCCTGGTGGATCGGACCGCGCGGCGCGAGAACGTCGGCGGCGAGCTCCTCTGCACGGTCTGGTAGGCTCTGGTCATGTCACGGATCGGCAAGCTCCCCATCCCGGTGCCTGCAGGCGTGAAGGTGCAGGTCGGCGACGGGCTGGTGCGGGTGGAGGGCCCGAAGGGGAAGCTCGAGCGGCGCCTGGCGCCGGGAGTCACGGTCGCGGTCGAGAGCGGCAGGGTGCTGGTGACGCGCACGGACGACTCGCGCCGCGCGAGGAGCCTGCACGGACTCACGCAGCGGCTGGTCGGCAACATGATCCGCGGGGTGAGCAAGGGCTTCACGCGCGCGCTCGAGGTGAGCGGCGTCGGCTACCGCGCCGAGGCCCGCGGCAGCGTCGTCGTCCTGACCCTCGGCTACTCCCACCCGATCCACTTCCGGCTGCCGCCGGGGCTCTCCGCCAGGGTCGACCGCCAGGTGGCGATCACGCTCGAGGGCGCCGACCGCGAGCTCCTCGGCCAAGCCGCGGCCGCGCTGCGCAAGCTCCGGCCGCCCGAGCCCTACAAGGCGAAGGGCGTCAAGTACGCCGAGGAGCGCATCCGCCGCAAGGCCGGGAAGGCGGCGGGCGCCGCGGGGGCGCGCTGATGCGAACCAATCCCACCGCCGTCGCGCGGGGACGCCGCCGGGCGCGGGTGCGCAAGCGGGTGCGCGGCACCGAGGAGCGGCCCCGGCTCTCCGTCTTCCGCAGCGGCCGGCACACCTACGCGCAGGTAATCGCCGACAGCTCGGGCAGGACGCTGCTCGCGGTCTCGACGCTCACGCCCGAGCTGCGCGCGCAGCTCAAGAAGACCGCGGACGTGAGCGCCGCCAAGCAGGTGGGGCTCCTGGCCGCCCGGCGCTGCCGCGAGAAGGGAATCGAGGAGATCGTGTTCGACCGCAACGGCTTCCTCTACCACGGCCGCGTGCGCGCCGTCGCCGACGGGGCGCGCGAGGGC
Proteins encoded in this window:
- a CDS encoding 50S ribosomal protein L24, which encodes QEKEASIYLSNVVPICPRCNKPTRVGHRRLPDGRGERICRRCGEPLGGE
- the rplE gene encoding 50S ribosomal protein L5, whose amino-acid sequence is MPPRLRDRYRAEIAPALMRDLGLENALAVPRLEKIVLNMGLGEATQNPKLLDSAVEELAAISGQKPVVTRAKKAIANFKLREGVPIGAMVTLRGDRMYEFFDRLVNVTLPRVRDFKGVPDRAFDGRGNYSLGLREQVIFPEINLDKVDKIKGLTVVICTTARSDAPGKALLKALGMPFRA
- a CDS encoding type Z 30S ribosomal protein S14 → MAKTCLMVKASRPPKFKVRAYNRCPLCGRPRAFYRRFRMCRLCLRHLARKGQIPGLTKASW
- the rpsH gene encoding 30S ribosomal protein S8, which translates into the protein MTTDPIADLLTRIRNAAHARKPSVDVPWARQKEEIVRVLVEEGYLGGMTVVEATPCNVLRIDLRYDAQRKPVISGLKRVSRPSLRVYVGVKDIPAVRRGLGVNVLSTPKGILVDRTARRENVGGELLCTVW
- a CDS encoding 50S ribosomal protein L6, with the translated sequence MSRIGKLPIPVPAGVKVQVGDGLVRVEGPKGKLERRLAPGVTVAVESGRVLVTRTDDSRRARSLHGLTQRLVGNMIRGVSKGFTRALEVSGVGYRAEARGSVVVLTLGYSHPIHFRLPPGLSARVDRQVAITLEGADRELLGQAAAALRKLRPPEPYKAKGVKYAEERIRRKAGKAAGAAGAR
- a CDS encoding 50S ribosomal protein L18, translated to MRTNPTAVARGRRRARVRKRVRGTEERPRLSVFRSGRHTYAQVIADSSGRTLLAVSTLTPELRAQLKKTADVSAAKQVGLLAARRCREKGIEEIVFDRNGFLYHGRVRAVADGAREGGLKF